A single genomic interval of Oncorhynchus gorbuscha isolate QuinsamMale2020 ecotype Even-year unplaced genomic scaffold, OgorEven_v1.0 Un_scaffold_13414, whole genome shotgun sequence harbors:
- the LOC124016982 gene encoding ras GTPase-activating-like protein IQGAP1, with the protein LQAVERINAAVRAGVPENTAAELMNPDAQLPEVYPSAADLYQRELTSLQQQSPDGSLSHPELLVAVEMLSSVVLINRALDVGDRNSMWRQLASAVTGLSNVEDEYAQ; encoded by the exons TGTTGCAGGCGGTGGAGAGGATAAACGCGGCCGTCAGAGCGGGTGTGCCCGAGAACACGGCAGCAGAGCTGATGAACCCTGATGCCCAGCTGCCAGAGGTCTACCCCAGCGCTGCCGACCTCTATCAGAGAGAGCTGACCAGCCTGCAGCAGCAGAGCCCggat GGTTCTCTGTCCCATCCGGAGCTGCTGGTTGCCGTGGAGATGTTGTCGTCGGTGGTGTTGATAAATAGGGCGTTGGACGTGGGCGACCGGAATTCCATGTGGAGACAACTGGCCAGCGCCGTTACTGGACTCAGTAACGTAGAGGACGAATACGCACAGAG